A stretch of Deltaproteobacteria bacterium DNA encodes these proteins:
- a CDS encoding leucyl aminopeptidase translates to MRRRGRAARGSGARPGGAHRADRGRDRDGARCPGLCPHHGARPGRGHPRLCRRRGGDLLPRQEDLQGMIALQLRRGGPDVAAADLLVLPAAEGEIGRALQGLDRALARVLRRRAAAVAFRGRPDDALVHQADGARNRAIALMGLGRGPASGDVWRRLGARARREAERQGARRVAIHLGWPAGDAEVITAAAEGFLLAGYRFDRYKSERTDRGRVDRLLLVGDPIPPAAAARAALRSVETVVPHVLRVRDLVNEPASVATPRYLAAQAEELANGVPRLEVEVWDEKRIARENLAGLLAVARGSREEPRFVKLHYAASDARARVALVGKAITFDSGGLSLKPPKAMETMKYDMAGGATVIGAVAAAAELGLPVDVTGYVPASENLPGGRAQKPGDVIRYANGKTVEVLNTDAEGRLVLADALALACRAQPDAVIDLATLTGAARVALGTLYAGVLGNDQRLVDQLVAAGRAAGEPLWQLPLVPEYREDLKSPVADLRNVGGGDAGTIIGALFLAEFVEGVRWAHLDIAGPAFTDKDLPYAPRGGTGFGVRLLLRYLQGLR, encoded by the coding sequence ATGCGGCGCCGAGGTCGCGCGGCACGTGGAAGCGGCGCGCGCCCGGGAGGAGCACATCGAGCGGACCGTGGCCGTGATCGGGACGGCGCTCGTTGCCCTGGTCTTTGCCCTCACCACGGGGCTCGGCCTGGTCGAGGGCATCCTCGCCTATGCCGGCGCCGGGGCGGCGATCTTCTACCTCGCCAAGAAGACCTTCAAGGCATGATCGCCCTCCAGCTCCGGCGCGGCGGGCCCGACGTGGCCGCCGCCGACCTGCTCGTCCTCCCCGCCGCCGAGGGCGAGATCGGACGCGCGCTCCAAGGACTCGACCGCGCCCTGGCGAGGGTCCTCCGGCGGCGCGCGGCCGCGGTCGCCTTCCGCGGGCGACCCGACGATGCCCTGGTGCATCAGGCCGACGGGGCACGGAACCGAGCGATCGCGCTGATGGGGCTCGGACGCGGACCGGCGAGCGGCGACGTGTGGCGCCGGCTCGGGGCGCGGGCCCGCCGCGAAGCCGAGCGGCAAGGTGCCCGCCGGGTCGCGATCCACCTCGGCTGGCCCGCCGGCGACGCCGAGGTGATCACGGCGGCTGCGGAAGGGTTCCTGCTCGCCGGCTATCGCTTCGACCGCTACAAGTCGGAGCGCACCGACCGCGGGCGGGTCGACCGCCTCCTGCTCGTCGGCGATCCGATCCCACCGGCCGCCGCGGCCCGCGCCGCTCTGCGGAGCGTCGAGACGGTGGTGCCGCATGTGCTGCGCGTGCGCGACCTGGTGAACGAGCCCGCGTCGGTCGCCACGCCGCGCTACCTCGCCGCCCAGGCGGAGGAGCTCGCGAACGGGGTGCCGCGACTCGAGGTCGAGGTCTGGGACGAGAAGCGCATCGCACGCGAGAACCTGGCCGGCCTGCTCGCCGTGGCGCGCGGCAGCCGCGAGGAGCCGCGCTTCGTGAAGCTGCACTACGCCGCCAGCGACGCGCGCGCGCGCGTCGCGCTCGTCGGCAAGGCCATCACCTTCGATTCCGGAGGACTCTCGCTCAAGCCGCCGAAGGCCATGGAGACGATGAAGTACGACATGGCGGGCGGCGCGACGGTCATCGGGGCCGTGGCGGCCGCGGCCGAGCTCGGGCTTCCAGTCGACGTGACCGGCTACGTCCCGGCCAGCGAGAACCTGCCGGGCGGGCGCGCCCAGAAGCCGGGCGACGTGATCCGGTACGCGAACGGCAAGACGGTGGAGGTCCTCAACACCGACGCCGAGGGCCGCCTCGTGCTCGCCGACGCGCTCGCGCTCGCCTGCCGCGCGCAGCCCGATGCCGTCATCGACCTCGCGACGCTGACGGGGGCGGCGCGCGTGGCGCTCGGCACGCTCTACGCCGGTGTGCTCGGCAACGACCAGCGGCTCGTCGACCAGCTGGTCGCCGCCGGCCGGGCCGCCGGCGAGCCGCTCTGGCAGCTGCCTCTGGTGCCCGAGTACCGCGAGGACCTGAAGAGCCCGGTGGCCGATCTCCGGAACGTGGGCGGCGGCGACGCGGGCACGATCATCGGCGCGCTCTTCCTGGCGGAGTTCGTCGAAGGGGTGCGCTGGGCCCATCTCGACATCGCCGGACCGGCCTTCACCGACAAGGACCTCCCGTACGCGCCCCGCGGCGGCACGGGGTTCGGCGTCCGGCTGCTGCTCCGCTACCTTCAGGGCCTCCGCTAG
- a CDS encoding CCA tRNA nucleotidyltransferase — MVEREAVATELVRRLRAAGHEAYLAGGCVRDRLLGREPLDYDIATSAPPETVQALFPRTVPVGAQFGVVLVIADGMPVEVATFRSDAAYVDGRRPSAVHFGSAREDARRRDFTINALFLDPLTGEVVDFVGGQADLRAGIIRAIGDPRARIAEDRLRMLRAIRLAARLDFTIEPLTLEAIRAAAATVTDMAAERIGDEVVKILTEGAARRGFELLAATSLLTAVLPEVARMQGIEQSPDYHPEGDVFRHTLLAIEQLPAGVSETLALGLLLHDVGKPVTAARRDNRITFYGHTTVGAELAVAICQRLRRSRATWERVAYLVTNHLRLVDAPEMRLSTLKRLLRHEGFDELLALARMDALASNRDLRYVEFCAQRRAELAREEIRPPRLLGGDDLIDLGYQPGPRLGEILRALEEAQLEGEVTSRVEAERFVRSRFPP, encoded by the coding sequence ATGGTGGAACGGGAGGCGGTCGCCACTGAGCTGGTCCGGCGGCTGCGCGCCGCCGGTCACGAGGCGTACCTCGCGGGCGGGTGCGTCCGGGACCGGCTGCTCGGCCGCGAGCCGCTCGACTACGACATCGCGACGAGCGCGCCGCCCGAGACCGTGCAGGCGCTCTTCCCACGCACCGTCCCCGTCGGCGCCCAGTTCGGCGTCGTGCTGGTCATCGCCGACGGCATGCCGGTCGAGGTCGCGACCTTCCGCTCCGACGCGGCCTACGTCGACGGGCGGCGGCCGAGCGCCGTCCACTTCGGCTCGGCGCGCGAGGACGCGCGCCGCCGCGACTTCACGATCAACGCGCTGTTCCTCGACCCGCTGACCGGCGAGGTGGTCGACTTCGTCGGCGGGCAGGCGGACCTGCGGGCCGGCATCATCCGCGCCATCGGCGATCCCCGCGCCCGGATCGCCGAGGACCGCCTCCGCATGCTGCGTGCCATCCGGCTCGCCGCCCGGCTCGACTTCACGATCGAGCCCCTGACCCTCGAGGCGATCCGCGCCGCCGCCGCCACGGTGACCGACATGGCGGCCGAGCGCATCGGGGACGAGGTCGTCAAGATCCTCACCGAAGGCGCGGCGCGCCGGGGCTTCGAGCTGCTGGCCGCGACGAGCCTCCTCACCGCGGTGCTCCCCGAGGTGGCCCGCATGCAGGGGATCGAGCAGTCGCCGGACTACCACCCCGAAGGCGACGTGTTCCGCCATACGCTGCTCGCCATCGAGCAGCTCCCCGCCGGCGTGAGCGAGACCCTCGCGCTCGGCCTTCTCCTTCACGACGTCGGCAAGCCGGTCACCGCCGCCCGTCGCGACAACCGCATCACCTTCTACGGCCACACCACGGTGGGCGCCGAGCTGGCGGTCGCGATCTGCCAGCGCCTGCGGCGCAGCCGCGCGACCTGGGAACGCGTCGCGTATCTGGTGACCAACCACCTGCGCCTCGTCGACGCCCCCGAGATGCGGCTCTCCACGTTGAAACGGCTGTTGCGGCACGAGGGGTTCGACGAGCTGCTCGCGCTCGCGCGCATGGACGCGCTCGCGTCCAACCGCGATCTCCGCTACGTCGAGTTCTGCGCGCAGCGGCGTGCCGAGCTGGCGCGCGAGGAGATCCGCCCGCCCCGGCTCCTCGGCGGGGACGACCTGATCGACCTCGGCTATCAGCCCGGGCCGCGCCTCGGGGAGATCCTGCGCGCGCTCGAGGAGGCGCAGCTCGAGGGCGAGGTCACGAGCCGGGTCGAGGCGGAGCGGTTCGTGCGCAGCCGCTTCCCGCCGTGA
- a CDS encoding Rrf2 family transcriptional regulator, producing MAIMQVSRKIDYALRAVIHLANEETSDRACSVAEIAARERVPRQFLEKIVRELIHKGLVRSRRGPHGGYVLARPADRVTFRDVIEAVEGPISLNVCVGEHPDCFLLGACGMNRVWREGQRRVMDLFENTTIADVRRPPVPADAVPTPLNTTSAASSNSRL from the coding sequence ATGGCGATCATGCAGGTGAGCCGGAAGATCGACTACGCGCTCCGCGCGGTCATTCACCTCGCCAACGAGGAGACCAGCGACCGTGCGTGCTCGGTCGCCGAGATCGCGGCCCGGGAGCGGGTCCCGCGCCAGTTTCTCGAGAAGATCGTCCGCGAGCTGATCCACAAGGGGCTCGTCCGCTCGCGGCGCGGACCGCACGGAGGATACGTGCTCGCCCGCCCAGCCGATCGGGTCACCTTCCGGGACGTGATCGAGGCGGTGGAGGGGCCGATCTCGCTCAACGTCTGCGTGGGAGAGCACCCGGACTGCTTCCTGCTCGGCGCCTGCGGCATGAACCGGGTGTGGCGTGAGGGCCAGCGGCGCGTGATGGATCTCTTCGAAAACACGACGATCGCCGACGTCCGGCGGCCTCCGGTGCCAGCGGATGCCGTACCCACGCCCTTGAATACGACATCCGCGGCATCGTCTAACTCACGGTTGTAG